One region of Marivirga arenosa genomic DNA includes:
- a CDS encoding HlyD family secretion protein, translating to MLNISPHSLKDKIDTSKYKSFSLFQEIRADKVLKQLLLTFLGLVLVVAFLPWTQNIRGNGHVTALSPSQRPQELNSVIDGRIEAWYVQEGDFVAKGDTIIFIREIKDEYFDPRLLERTQNQIDAKRESLGFYKEKIDALKSQVVAIEENRQLKLNQAKNYLRQAELQIQADSIDYEAAQTNLGIADRQLERQKELYDEGLKSLTDLEKRTSKYQESLAKKISVESKLLSSRNKLLNAKIELNSIYNEYTDKLQKARSSLFETRSMLQNAQAEVVKMENQLTNYQVRFGMYYITAPQDGYITRAVSTGIGENIKAGESLVSIMPAEIDYAVEMYIYPRDLPLFSVGNEVRLIFDGWPSIVFSGWPIITYGTFGGEVVAIDRFISPNGKYRILIAQDPDEPEWPDALRVGGGTNGLALLDTVPVWYEIWRQINGFPPNFYTPENTGNENMKAKDKSDSKEKK from the coding sequence ATTACTCACTTTTCTGGGTCTAGTTCTTGTAGTGGCCTTTTTACCCTGGACGCAAAATATCAGAGGAAATGGACATGTTACCGCTTTGTCACCATCTCAAAGGCCACAAGAATTAAATTCCGTAATAGATGGTAGGATTGAAGCGTGGTATGTACAAGAAGGTGATTTCGTAGCGAAAGGAGATACCATTATTTTTATACGAGAGATAAAAGATGAATACTTCGATCCTAGGTTATTAGAGCGTACTCAAAATCAAATTGATGCTAAGAGGGAATCCCTAGGTTTTTATAAAGAAAAAATTGATGCTCTAAAAAGTCAAGTGGTAGCAATTGAAGAAAACCGTCAACTGAAATTAAACCAGGCTAAAAACTATCTTAGACAAGCGGAGCTTCAAATTCAAGCTGATAGTATAGATTATGAAGCTGCGCAAACGAATTTAGGAATTGCTGATCGCCAGTTAGAACGACAAAAAGAACTCTATGATGAAGGGTTAAAGTCATTGACTGATCTGGAAAAGAGAACCTCTAAGTATCAAGAGTCATTAGCCAAGAAGATAAGCGTTGAAAGTAAATTACTGAGCAGTAGAAATAAACTCTTGAATGCCAAAATAGAATTGAATTCTATTTACAATGAATATACCGACAAGCTTCAAAAAGCTAGATCTAGTTTATTCGAAACCCGCTCAATGCTTCAAAATGCTCAAGCTGAGGTGGTGAAAATGGAAAACCAATTAACCAACTATCAGGTAAGGTTTGGAATGTATTATATCACAGCTCCTCAGGATGGTTATATTACCAGAGCTGTCAGCACTGGAATTGGTGAAAACATAAAAGCAGGGGAATCATTAGTTTCCATTATGCCAGCAGAGATTGATTATGCAGTCGAAATGTATATTTATCCAAGAGATTTGCCTCTGTTTAGTGTGGGTAACGAAGTAAGATTAATTTTTGACGGTTGGCCGTCTATCGTTTTCTCCGGCTGGCCTATTATTACATATGGTACCTTCGGAGGTGAAGTAGTAGCCATAGACCGCTTTATCAGCCCTAACGGTAAATATAGAATATTAATTGCTCAAGATCCTGATGAGCCAGAATGGCCAGATGCATTAAGAGTTGGAGGTGGAACGAATGGTTTAGCCTTATTGGATACTGTACCAGTATGGTATGAAATATGGAGACAAATTAATGGCTTCCCACCAAACTTCTATACACCAGAAAATACTGGAAATGAAAATATGAAAGCAAAAGATAAATCAGATTCTAAAGAAAAGAAATGA